Proteins encoded together in one Halomarina salina window:
- a CDS encoding NAD(P)/FAD-dependent oxidoreductase translates to MSEAADTPTSVASADTDRAPTVAVVGGGAVGVTTAHDLAQRGAHATLYERGSVADGASGRAAGVCYDAYADRIDAELGDRAMARFREFSGTGGFEFTDCPYVILVREGDERRADAIREGVGRMRDHDRDVSLVAPAELAGEFPSLRTDDVALAAVARNAGYADPGAYTAAMADAARSEGVEIREETPVGLHRDDGEDDPVVDTEDGSEVYDAVVVAAGAHSGRVLAEAGLPIPLKPYRVQALVTDPDPVTDRVPMCFDATGGYYLRPRDGGLLVGDGTEPVERDPDDWNREADDWFLADCAGYQETTLGRSYPVARAWAGLCTATPDGHPLCGERAPGVFVATGWQGHGFMRAPALAERLAAQVVGAGPGIDAFDPQRFDGDEEFAVVEGMELD, encoded by the coding sequence ATGAGCGAAGCGGCGGACACCCCGACGAGCGTCGCGTCGGCCGACACCGACCGCGCCCCGACGGTGGCCGTCGTCGGTGGCGGCGCGGTCGGCGTCACGACCGCTCACGACCTCGCCCAGCGCGGAGCCCACGCGACGCTGTACGAGCGCGGGTCGGTCGCGGACGGCGCGAGCGGCCGCGCGGCGGGCGTCTGCTACGACGCCTACGCGGACCGAATCGACGCCGAACTCGGCGACCGCGCGATGGCGCGGTTCCGCGAGTTCTCCGGGACCGGCGGCTTCGAGTTCACCGACTGTCCGTACGTTATCCTCGTCCGCGAGGGGGACGAGCGCCGCGCCGACGCCATCCGCGAGGGCGTCGGTCGGATGCGCGACCACGACCGGGACGTGTCGCTGGTCGCCCCCGCCGAACTCGCCGGGGAGTTCCCGTCCCTCCGGACCGACGACGTCGCTCTCGCGGCCGTCGCGCGCAACGCCGGGTACGCCGACCCCGGCGCGTACACCGCCGCGATGGCCGACGCTGCGCGCTCGGAGGGCGTGGAGATTCGAGAGGAGACGCCCGTCGGTCTGCACCGGGACGACGGCGAGGACGACCCGGTCGTCGATACCGAAGACGGGAGCGAGGTGTACGACGCCGTCGTCGTCGCCGCTGGTGCGCACTCGGGACGGGTACTGGCCGAGGCGGGGCTACCGATACCGCTGAAACCCTATCGGGTACAGGCGCTCGTGACCGACCCCGACCCGGTCACGGACCGCGTGCCGATGTGCTTCGACGCGACCGGCGGGTACTACCTCAGACCGCGGGACGGTGGTCTGCTCGTCGGTGACGGGACCGAACCGGTCGAGCGCGACCCGGACGACTGGAACCGGGAGGCCGACGACTGGTTCCTCGCCGACTGTGCCGGCTACCAGGAGACCACGCTCGGGCGGTCCTACCCCGTCGCTCGCGCGTGGGCGGGCCTCTGCACGGCGACGCCCGACGGCCACCCGCTCTGTGGCGAACGCGCGCCGGGCGTGTTCGTCGCCACCGGCTGGCAGGGCCACGGGTTCATGCGCGCCCCGGCGCTGGCGGAACGACTCGCGGCGCAGGTGGTCGGGGCCGGCCCCGGTATCGACGCGTTCGACCCGCAGCGCTTCGATGGCGACGAGGAGTTCGCCGTCGTCGAGGGGATGGAACTGGACTAG
- a CDS encoding creatininase family protein, whose translation MHLADHTTRSFAAALDDVEVGVLPVGSTEQHGPHLPLSTDHLVAEAVAADLDHDAATVLPTLAIGVSGHHRQFHGTLSVSEETFERFVRETVESLADHGVRKVVVVNGHGGNIGALERAARTLRAEETAFLAPWHWWDAANYVIGHADQHETSLVLHLAEDLVDEEHAAEAEAEGATSWGKTVHGASIGFDTADFSESGAVGHPTEGTAMLGEDLLEESVAELDAFVDWLTERPFEDLLAEPHR comes from the coding sequence ATGCACCTCGCGGACCACACCACGCGGTCGTTCGCCGCCGCACTGGACGACGTGGAGGTGGGCGTCCTGCCGGTCGGTTCGACCGAGCAGCACGGCCCGCATCTCCCCCTCTCGACCGACCACCTCGTCGCCGAGGCCGTCGCCGCCGACCTCGACCACGACGCCGCCACCGTCCTGCCGACGCTCGCTATCGGCGTCAGCGGCCACCACCGCCAGTTCCACGGGACGCTGTCGGTGAGCGAGGAGACGTTCGAGCGGTTCGTCCGCGAGACGGTCGAGAGCCTCGCGGACCACGGCGTCCGGAAGGTCGTCGTCGTCAACGGGCATGGAGGGAACATCGGGGCGCTGGAGCGAGCGGCCCGCACGCTCCGCGCCGAGGAGACGGCGTTCCTCGCACCGTGGCACTGGTGGGACGCGGCCAACTACGTCATCGGCCACGCCGACCAGCACGAGACGAGTCTGGTGCTCCACCTCGCCGAGGACCTGGTCGACGAGGAACACGCCGCAGAGGCGGAGGCGGAGGGGGCGACCTCCTGGGGCAAGACGGTCCACGGCGCGTCCATCGGCTTCGACACGGCCGACTTCTCCGAGAGCGGCGCGGTCGGCCACCCGACAGAGGGGACGGCGATGCTCGGGGAGGACCTCCTGGAGGAGAGCGTCGCGGAACTCGACGCGTTCGTCGACTGGCTGACCGAGCGCCCGTTCGAGGACCTGCTGGCCGAACCGCACCGATGA
- a CDS encoding DUF429 domain-containing protein yields MDVYGVDFSGAADAGRTTWLASATVEGTEQGDGHLRVETVRSLTDLAGTADRAPALAELRERLQEPTAAGLDFSFGLPFGVHDCDSWPEFLRWFPGEFDGPDDLRARCRERVEYRTDGERSYVGRATDEQVGASSPYHWLVAHQTFYGVRDVLGPLVTDGAVTVAPMQERESDADDRPTLCEVYPAATLRSLDLPDERYKGADAADREAYAERRERIVAGIPDDCTLTPSVRTAALDDTGGDALDAVLAAYATYRAVREGFATDREFHPAEGYIYV; encoded by the coding sequence ATGGACGTCTACGGCGTCGACTTCAGCGGCGCGGCCGACGCGGGCCGGACGACGTGGCTCGCGTCAGCCACGGTCGAGGGCACAGAGCAGGGCGACGGCCACCTCCGCGTCGAGACCGTTCGCTCGCTGACCGACCTCGCGGGTACCGCCGACCGCGCCCCAGCACTCGCCGAACTCCGCGAGCGCCTGCAGGAACCGACGGCCGCGGGACTGGACTTCTCGTTCGGGCTGCCGTTCGGGGTCCACGACTGCGACTCGTGGCCGGAGTTCCTGCGCTGGTTCCCCGGCGAGTTCGACGGCCCCGATGACCTGCGGGCGCGCTGTCGAGAGCGCGTCGAGTACCGCACCGACGGCGAACGGTCGTACGTCGGCCGAGCGACCGACGAGCAGGTGGGTGCGTCCTCGCCGTACCACTGGCTGGTCGCTCACCAGACGTTCTACGGCGTCCGCGACGTCCTCGGACCGCTGGTGACCGACGGCGCGGTCACCGTCGCGCCGATGCAGGAGCGCGAGAGCGACGCCGACGACCGGCCGACGCTCTGTGAAGTCTACCCCGCCGCGACGCTCCGCTCGCTGGACCTGCCCGACGAGCGCTACAAGGGCGCCGACGCGGCCGACCGCGAGGCGTACGCCGAGCGTCGCGAGCGCATCGTCGCGGGGATACCCGACGACTGCACGCTGACCCCGTCGGTCCGGACGGCGGCGCTCGACGACACCGGCGGGGACGCCCTCGACGCGGTGCTGGCGGCCTACGCCACGTACCGGGCGGTCCGGGAGGGGTTCGCCACCGACCGGGAGTTCCACCCCGCCGAGGGCTACATCTACGTCTGA
- a CDS encoding DUF7559 family protein produces MPKTMEVKCTESDCELDMFELHYTYDMPDETGVEDFSCPYCGTGDGLEEIVL; encoded by the coding sequence ATGCCGAAGACGATGGAGGTCAAGTGTACCGAGTCGGACTGCGAACTCGACATGTTCGAACTCCACTACACATACGACATGCCAGACGAGACCGGTGTCGAGGACTTCAGCTGCCCGTACTGCGGCACGGGGGACGGCCTCGAAGAGATAGTGCTGTGA
- a CDS encoding Hsp20/alpha crystallin family protein: MFKELGERVESAVLEGIGRSSARWQEKTPLKVDLLESEDAFLAVFDAPGVHREDVEVRFDENTVFVRIDRFRDFHDEFDMRLPGRGLSLDGSVDLPADAEVDAREADATVTQNGTLRVHVPKTESGRSVTVGDEPGDGPLDGGAPGSGGDATGADDGPVEVSTGDAGVDTDESDDTDLGSDSTDLGSDDADPETGLSEDEVPDGPEDDEFDGLDGDDEK; this comes from the coding sequence ATGTTCAAGGAGTTGGGCGAGCGCGTCGAGAGCGCCGTTCTCGAAGGCATCGGGCGCTCGTCGGCCCGCTGGCAGGAGAAGACGCCGCTGAAGGTCGACCTGCTGGAGAGCGAGGACGCCTTCCTCGCCGTCTTCGACGCCCCCGGCGTCCACCGCGAGGACGTCGAGGTCAGGTTCGACGAGAACACCGTCTTCGTCCGCATCGACCGCTTCCGTGACTTCCACGACGAGTTCGACATGCGCCTGCCCGGTCGCGGCCTCTCGCTCGACGGGTCCGTCGACCTCCCGGCCGACGCCGAGGTGGACGCCCGCGAGGCCGACGCCACCGTCACGCAGAACGGCACGCTCCGCGTCCACGTCCCGAAGACGGAGTCGGGGCGCTCCGTGACCGTCGGCGACGAACCGGGCGACGGCCCCCTCGACGGGGGCGCACCGGGCAGCGGCGGTGACGCGACCGGCGCGGACGACGGACCCGTCGAGGTCTCCACCGGCGACGCCGGGGTCGACACCGACGAGTCGGACGACACGGACCTCGGCAGCGACAGTACCGACCTCGGCAGCGACGACGCCGACCCCGAGACCGGGCTGAGCGAGGACGAGGTCCCCGACGGACCCGAGGACGACGAGTTCGACGGCCTCGACGGCGACGACGAGAAGTGA